The sequence below is a genomic window from Microbulbifer hydrolyticus.
GCGGGTCTCTTCCGCCACGTAGGCATCCGGGTAGACCAGAATGGTACGTAGCGCCGGATAGCAGTTGTTGTCTCGCTCCAGTAGCAGCAGGCAGGCGTGGGCGGCGATCACCACGCGCATATCCTCGGTCACCTCAAGCCCATCGCACCCTACAAACTCCTTGTCGCGTAAAAACAGGCTGACGTTCTGCTGCAGTTCCTGTTGCCTGGCGATGGGCAGCTCAGGATAGAGTGCCAGCCGGCTGCGCAAAATCGCTTCCTGTCTGGCGCTTAGCGGTCGCGAGCGAAGATAGCCGCGGCGCAAACGCTGCCACGCCATAGGCACCACCCAGATCAAAACCGCAAACACAATGACCGCTAAAAATGTCGTCAAACCCAGGCTCCCTGCGCGCTGATTCTGCGCCAGTATATCTTCTGCGCATGTACATCTCACAAGCATGAATATTGACCTCTGGTGATATTCTGCGACCATGTCCGCCGCGCGCAAGCACGCGCCAGGAAAGCAACCACGATAAGAAGTAATAAGTAAAAAGGCAGGATTGTCAGGGTATGGATACAGCGTATGTGGGTTCGCCAGTTGCACGGGCCAGTCAACCAACTCGTACGGAACCACTAGCTGCGGGCGACTTTATGCTGGTTCCCCACGGCTATGGCACCGACGCCAGTACACAGGTCTGGGTAGGCTCGCATAACGTTCAGGTACTGGATCGCTTATGGTTGCGCTGTGAGCCGGTTCCGGCTGCTGATGGCGCCATGGCGCCCGCCTATGAGTCCAGCTGCCGGGATATTCCCCTGCGCCTGGATCGCCAGGCTGAAGGGCTTAACTTTGCCTTTTTATCCATACCCACGGTACCCGGTTGCCGCTACCGTTTGACGCTCTGGCAGTGGGACCGGGGCGAAGCTGTTGTGCGGGCGCGGGCGGAGTGCCGTGGCAAGCCCGACGGATTACGGAATCGCTTCAACCTCTGGTACGGAACCTGTTTTTATCGCCACGGGGATAATGGCGCACTCGCGGAAGCATTTTCTGGCCTGCCTGAGGACTACCGCCCGGATGTTTCCTTTCTCGGTGGCGACCAGGTTTATCTGGATACAGCGTTTTCCAATCGGGGATTTGTCTTTACCCCGGGTTTCAGCACCGCCAACTTTTCCCCGCTGGCCCTCCGTCCGGCGGCCAGTATCCGTCAGCGCCTGAACAGAATTTTTACCCGCGAGTATCAAGCGAACTGGGGCGGTGGCCTGCGCGAATTATTGAGCTACGGAAACCACTATTTTCTCGCCGGCGACCATGAGTTCTGGAATGATTACCCCAATCCTCCCGGCTTTCTGCCAGCGCTCTGGTCCGGAAAAGTCCGCCGTATCTGGGCGGAGTGTGCCCGGACACTGTTCAATGCCTATCAGCTACCGCACGGAAATGCCGCTTGCGCGTTCGAAGTTGGGGAAGACCTGAGCTTCTTTGTGCTCGATACGAGGCTACAGCGTGGCCGGGGAACAGATGGCCAGTTTACCGACCCCGCTACCTTGCGGCGGCTGGAGGACTGGCTGACGGGGTTGACGGGCCCGGGAGTGCTGGTGCTGCCGGCCCCGATATTGACGCCCTGGCAATTCCGGGGTGCGGGAATCGGCCGCGCGCTGATGGTAAAACTGGGGTTCGGCGATCATTCGCTGGCGGACACCGGGCAGTACGAGGCCCTGGTGCGTGCGCTGAATGCCTGTCCCCAGGATGTGCTGATTATGGCCGGTGATGTGCACTTCAGCCGTCTTGCCCGCTTCGAACTGAATGGCAAGCAGGTCGTGGAGGTTGTCTCTTCACCGCTGTCCTGCCTGCCCAGTGCCGCGGCGGTAGCGGATCAGCGGCCGAATGTTTTCCCGGACAGGCCGGCAGACGGTATCCGTGCGGAGGTGGAATACCTCAAGGCTGGCACGACGCGTGCACACAAACGGGCAGAGATCAGCAATAACAACTTTGTCACCCTGAGCTTTACCCGGGCCGATGCCGGCGTTCGTGTGGAGGTCGTGTGCTGGAACATTAGTGCGCGAAATGAGCGGGGCGAGCCGGTCGTCGACTGGGATAGCCGAGAATTGCTTTTGCGGGCACACAATAACGAAAAATCATCATGACCAGACAAGTATTTATACTGCTCGGCCCGATTTTGGCGGCCGTATTTTATTTTCTGCTGAAAGCGGTGGGGATGTCCTATTTGCCGGCGGTAACCGCGGCGATAACCCTGCTCACTGTGATCTGGTGGATCACCGAAGCGCTACCCATTCCCGCGACATCCATCGTACCGTTTGTGTTGCTGCCATTGTTTGGGGTGGCGGACCACAAGCTGGTGGCGTCCTCTCTCGGAAGTCATGTCATCCTGCTGTTGATGGGCGCTTTCATGTTGTCGAAAGCCCTTGAAAAAAGCGGCGCGCATGAGCGCCTGGCGCTCTATATGCTCAAGCTGGTGGGTATCTCCAGCGGCCGGCGGTTGGTGCTTGGGTTCATGCTGGCGGCCGGCCTGTTGAGCATGTGGATATCCAATACCGCTACCACGCTGATGATGCTGCCTATTGCCCTGGCAATTCTCGCGCGGGCGGATAACCACCGCCTGACCATTGCATTGATTCTGGGAATTGCCTACGCCGCCAGCCTTGGTGGAGTGGGGAGCCCGCTGGGTACGCCGCCGAATGTCATTTTCATGGGGATCTATGAAGAGGTTACCGGACGAGAATTCAGCTTTCTGAGCTGGATGAAGATCGGGTTGCCGGTGGTACTGGTCACGCTGCCCATTATGGCACTGTGGCTGACGCGGGGTATTAAGCTGGAGAAAGCGCTCGAACCGCCCGTGGTAGGCGCTTGGCGGGCGGAGGAGGTGCGCACGCTGCTGGTATTCGGGGTGGCCATCCTGTTCTGGGTAACCCGCAATGAACCGTTCGGCGGCTGGAGTGACCTGCTGGGTGTCTCCGATGCTGGCGACAGCACCGTCGCACTGGGTGCCGTGGTGCTGATGTTTCTGGTTCCCAATGGCAAGGGTGGTCGTCTGCTGGACTGGGCAACCGCCGAGAGTATTCCCTGGGGGATGCTGTTGCTGTTTGCCGGCGGTATCGCCATTGCCAAGGGATTCACCGCGTCGGGGCTCAGCGAAATGATGGGGCAGGGGCTCAATTTCCTTACTGCGATGCCGCTGTGGCTGATGCTCATACTGCTGTGTCTGTCGGTCACATTCCTCACGGAAATCACCAGCAATACCGCCACCGCCACGCTGTTGATGCCGATTCTCGCGGTCGTCGCGACCAGTGCCGGCTTTGACCCCATGGTGTTGATGATCCCGGCGGCGATGTGTGCCAGTTGTGCCTTTATGCTGCCCGTTGCCACGGCGCCGAATGCCATTGCGTATGGTACCGGGAAGGTACGGATTCAGGAGATGGTCCGTGAGGGGGCGGTGTTGAGTGTGCTGGCATCTCTGATCATTGCAGGTGTCTGCTGGGTGATGCTGGTTTAGCGCGACAGTACGCAAGTTTTTTATACTGTGCAGCGGATTTTTTGCGCGTTTTTTTTCTGTATATCTTGGCGCCGACCGGTCATTGTTCGGCACAATTTAAGTGGACGCTAAATGGTTGATCTGGCCCGATGAATTGGGTTTCCTAGGCGGTTTCGGATCAACCTGGAAGGCACACTTAATAATGAGAAAACTATCCATACTGGCTGTGGCTGGCGTACTGGCCGCTTGCTCGGGCGAATCTCCGGAGGCACCCCAAACGATGAGTACCGCCGAGGCAGAAACTCATAGCGCGGTTACCGAGTCGTCTGCGCTGATTTACCCTCAGACCCGAAAAGACGACGTTGTCGACAGCTACTTCGGCACTCAGGTGGCTGACCCTTACCGCTGGCTGGAAGACGACCGCAGCGAAGAAACCGAGGCCTGGGTCAAGGCGCAGAACCAGGTTACCTTCAGCTACCTGGAGCAGATTCCTTACCGCGACAGTCTGAAAGAGCGCCTGGAAACCCTGTGGAACTACGAAAAAGTGGGTTCTCCGTTCAAAGAGGGTGGCTACACCTATTTCTACCGCAATGACGGCCTGCAGAATCAGTATGTGGTGTGGCGCAAGAAAGGGGATGGTGAAGCGGAAGTTTTCCTCGACCCCAACACCTTCAGTGTGGACGGTACCACTTCCCTGTCGACCCTGAAATTCTCCAAAGACGGTTCCATTGCCGCGTACTCTGTTTCTGAGGGTGGCAGTGACTGGCGCAAAATTTACATTATCGATGCCGAAACCAAAGAAGTGCTGGAGGAGCCGCTGGTTGATGTGAAGTTCTCGGGCATCTCCTGGAAAGGCAATGAAGGTTTCTACTACTCCAGCTACGACAAGCCCGAGGGCAGTGAGCTTTCGGCCAAGACCGACCAGCACAAGTTGTACTACCACAAACTGGGACAGGCGCAGGCCGAAGACGCGCTGGTATTTGGTGGTAACGATGAGCAGAAGCGCCGCTACGTCTCCGGTTATGTGACCGAAGATGACCGCTATCTGGTTATTTCCGGATCCGTCTCCACTTCCGGCAATGACCTGTTTATCCGCGATCTGAGTGTGGCCGATGCGCCGCTGGTGCCTGTATTGACCGACTTCGATTCCGATACCTACGTGATTGAGAACCAGGGCAGCAAACTGTTCCTGGTCACCAACCGGGATGCGCCGAATAAAAAGATCGTTACCGTCGATGCCGCCAAGCCTGCACCGGAAAACTGGCAGGACTTTATTCCGGAAACCGACAACGTACTAACCGCGTCCACCGGTGGTGGCTACTTCTTCGCGGAATACATGGTGGACGCGCTGTCGCGTGTGTACCAGTACGACTACAACGGTAAGCGCGTGCGCGAAATTGCACTGCCGGGCCCGGGTAGCGTTTCTTCACCCAGTGGTAAGCGCGAGGATAAAACCCTCTATTACTCCTTCACCAACTACAAAACCCCGTCCACCATTTTTGCCTTTGATGTGGAAAAGGGGGTATCCGATATCTACCGTGAATCCGGTGCCAAGTTTGACCCTGCCGGCTACGAGTCCAAGCAGGTATTCTTCACCTCCAAAGATGGCACCAAGGTGCCGATGATGATTACCTACAAGAAAGGCCTGGAACTGAATGGCAAGAACCCCACCATTCTCTATGGTTACGGCGGCTTCAACGTCAGCCTGACACCGTCGTTCAGTATTGCCAATGCGGTGTGGCTGGAACTGGGCGGGGTATACGCAGTTCCAAATCTGCGCGGTGGCGGTGAGTACGGCAAGCGCTGGCACAATGCGGGCACCAAACTGCAGAAGCAGAACGTGTTCGATGACTTTATCGCGGCCGGTGAATATCTGATCGAGCAGGGATACACCTCCAGCGATTACCTGGCGATTCGCGGCGGTTCCAATGGCGGCCTGCTGGTGGGTGCGGTAATGACCCAGCGCCCGGACCTGGTTAAAGTGGCCTTGCCCGCTGTCGGCGTGATGGACATGCTGCGTTACCATACCTTTACCGCCGGTGCCGGCTGGGCATACGACTACGGTACTGCCGAGCAGAGCGAGGAAATGTTTGAGTACCTGAAAGGTTATTCGCCGGTACATAATGTGAAAACTGGTGTGAACTACCCAGCGACACTGGTCACAACTGCGGATCACGACGACCGCGTGGTGCCGGCACACTCGTTCAAATTTGCCGCCGAGCTGCAGGACAAGCAGCAGGGTGTGGCGCCGACGCTGATTCGTATCGAGACCAATGCCGGCCACGGTGCGGGCACGCCGGTGTCCAAAACCATCGAACAGTACGCGGATATCTTTGGGTTTACCCTGTTTAATATGGGGGTCACTGAGCTGCCCGGCAGCTGAATCCTCAGACAGTGAATGATTCACGCAAAACCCGGCAACCGCCGGGTTTTGTCATTTTTACGGCACCACTCTTTGGCAGAATGGAGCGCGGGGTACCTCTCAACCCCTGATTCGACTTATGATGCGGAGTCAACCCAGATCATGCCCAGAATGACGACTGCGCTTGGCGCAGAAAGCAGGCCCATGCCATTACAGATTCAACTCAGCGCACGTCCTTCGGTATTGCCGCTCTATTTTCGCGCCCTCACCGCGCGTAAGCCGGGACAGTTGACCGGCGGCAGTGAGGCGGTGCTCGCCACCGTCAGCCTGCAAAAGCAGAGACTGGATACCGGACACCTCCGGGACTACCGGGCTGTTTGCGGTTTTGAGTCCGGGGCCTCTGTGCCGGCGACCTATCCATTTGTTCTCGCCATGCCCTTGCAGTTGAACCTGCTGGTGTCGGAGGCGTTTCCATTTCCGGTATTGGGGGTGGTACATGTGCGCAATCGCATCCGTCAGTTCCGGCGACTGGCCGAGCACGAGCTGCTGGATATACAGTGCGAGCTGATGGCGCCGGTGGCGGTAAAGCGGGGCTATGAGTTTGACCTGGTGACCCGGGTACATGTGGCCGGCGAACTGGTATGGGAGTGCATGAGTACGCTGTTGAGCCGATCGAAACAGCAGCGCAAACCAGACGAAGTGGCCAACCGTCGTCGGCGAAACCTTGAGGCTGTTGAAGTGGCGGAGGGCCATTCGCTGAAGTGGCATCTGCCCGCGGATACAGGGCGACGCTATGCACGGGTTTCCGGCGACCGCAACCCGATCCATCTTTTCGCCTCCACGGCGAAGCTGTTTGGTTTCCCTCGCGCAATCGCGCACGGTATGTGGCTGAAGGCGCATTGCCTGGCGTCACTGGAGGCCGCAGTGGCCGATACCTCGCTGTGGGATAGCGTCGATTTCAGCGTCGAGTTCAAAAAGCCGGTGTTGCTGCCATCTTCGGTCACATTGCAGTATATGCGGGTGGAGTCGGGCCTGCGGTTTAGCCTGGTGGACGCGCATGGAAAGCGGGCGCATTTGTGCGGTCGAATCGAGCAGATCTGATTTTCCCGCTGGATGTGGTTCGGTCGTTCTGGTCCGGTCCGATGGCGGCCCGGAATATTGGCCTAGGTATTAAGGAGAGGGTGTGGATTCGCAGATTCTGCAGCTGGCGGAAAGCCTTGGTGAGAAACTTCAGCGTCTAGGGTGGAAGGTGACCGCCGCGGAGTCCTGCACTGGCGGCGCCATTGCGGCAGCGATTACCTCTGCCGCGGGCGCTTCCGCCTGGTTCGAAGGTTCCGTGGTGTCTTACGCGGATCGTATCAAGCGCGATTTCCTCGGCGTTGACCGGAAAGACCTTGAGGAGTTTGGTGCGGTCAGCGAGGCTGTAGTGCGGCAGATGGCAGTCGGCGTGCTCAACCGGCTGGACGCGAACCTCGCGGTGGCAGTGAGTGGCATCGCGGGGCCAGATGGCGGTAGCGAAGAAAAACCTGTCGGCACGGTATGGATTGGTTGGGCCCACGGTGAGGGGCAGGAACCTGTCCAGGCCGATGCGCGCCTGTTGCACTTTGAAGGAAACCGTGCCCAGATCCAGTCCCAGACGGTGATCGAAGCCCTCAGGGGAATGCTCGAAATTGCCGAGTTACACTGCAAGCGCTGATCGCAATCGCTGAATGGCGTGCTTCCCGGATCGGGTCGCAGAGGCCCCCCGCGGGTGGCGACCATCAATTCCGGATTACTGGTTGCTTATACAGTAATTTTTCTCTAAGCTCCCTCCCATAAGCAAACTTCAAGTACATGGGAAGGGTCATGGATTCCAACAAAGACAAGGCTTTACAGGCGGCGCTGTCACAGATCGAGCGTCAGTTCGGCAAGGGCACCGTCATGCGCATGGGGGATAAAGAGCGTGTGCGTATCCCCGCGATCTCCACCGGCTCCCTGGGCCTGGATGTGGCGCTGGGTATTGGCGGTCTGCCCCGCGGGCGTATTGTTGAGATCTACGGTCCGGAATCCTCCGGTAAAACCACCCTGACCCTTCAGGTTATCGCGGAGGCCCAGCGCAAGGGCGGCACCTGTGCCTTTGTGGACGCGGAGCACGCACTGGACCCGATTTACGCCGAGAAGCTCGGCGTAAATGTTGATGAACTGATTGTGTCCCAGCCGGATACCGGTGAGCAGGCACTGGAAGTGGCCGATATGCTGGTGCGCTCCGGTGCCGTGGATGTGCTGGTTGTGGACTCCGTGGCGGCACTGACGCCGCGTGCGGAGATTGAAGGCGAGATGGGCGATTCCCACGTGGGCCTGCAGGCCCGCCTGATGTCCCAGGCGCTGCGCAAGCTGACCGGTAACATCAAGAACACCAACACCCTCTGCGTATTCATCAACCAGATCCGTATGAAGATCGGCGTGATGTTTGGTTCGCCCGAAACCACCACCGGCGGTAACGCGCTGAAGTTCTACTCCTCCGTACGCCTGGATATCCGTCGTATCGGCGCGGTGAAAGAGGGTGACGAAGTGGTTGGTAACGAAACGCGTGTCAAGGTCGTCAAGAACAAGGTGGCGCCGCCGTTCAAACAGACCGAATTCCAGATCCTGTACGGTGAAGGCATCAATATGCTGGGTGAAATCATCGACTACGGCGTGAAGATGGGGCTGGTGGACAAAGCCGGAGCCTGGTACAGCTACAAGGGCGACAAGATCGGCCAGGGCAAGGCCAACGCGGTCAAGTTCCTGAAGGAAAATACCGATATCCGCAACGACATTGAGTCCCAGCTGCGGGCCCAGCTTCTGGGTGATGTGACGGACGCAAAGCCGGACGCACAGCCGGAAGCGCTGGAAGCTGCGGAAGACTGATCTTGTCTTTTCCCGACGATAACTCCGGTGGCCAGCCCTCCTGGCTGCCGGATATTTCTGAACCCGATTCCCTAGATACTCCCCACTCCCCCGATACTCACAAAACCGCCGGCTCCGCCGAAGTCTCGCGGGAATCCGCTGACGCGTTCCAGGCCCTGTTCAACAGCGCACTGGAGCTACTATCTCGCCGCGAGCACTCCTGCCACGAGCTGCGCCAGAAACTGGGCAAAAAGTACCCGCTTGGTGATTTTGACGCTCTGTTGCTGAGGCTGCAGGAGCTTAATTACCAGTCTGACCAGCGCTTTGCGGAAGTATTTTGCCGTTCCCGTGTCCAGCGCGGGCAGGGGCCGCTGAGGATTCGTCAGGAGCTGCAGTTACGGGGGATTCATTCGTCGCTGGCCCAGGCGGCGATGGACCAGTTACAGGAGGATGTGGACTGGTTCGAGCTGGCGCTGGAGCAATTGCAGCGCAAGTTCCGGCGCCCAATCGACCCCTCCCTCGAGCGACAGCAGGAGATGAA
It includes:
- a CDS encoding SLC13 family permease produces the protein MTRQVFILLGPILAAVFYFLLKAVGMSYLPAVTAAITLLTVIWWITEALPIPATSIVPFVLLPLFGVADHKLVASSLGSHVILLLMGAFMLSKALEKSGAHERLALYMLKLVGISSGRRLVLGFMLAAGLLSMWISNTATTLMMLPIALAILARADNHRLTIALILGIAYAASLGGVGSPLGTPPNVIFMGIYEEVTGREFSFLSWMKIGLPVVLVTLPIMALWLTRGIKLEKALEPPVVGAWRAEEVRTLLVFGVAILFWVTRNEPFGGWSDLLGVSDAGDSTVALGAVVLMFLVPNGKGGRLLDWATAESIPWGMLLLFAGGIAIAKGFTASGLSEMMGQGLNFLTAMPLWLMLILLCLSVTFLTEITSNTATATLLMPILAVVATSAGFDPMVLMIPAAMCASCAFMLPVATAPNAIAYGTGKVRIQEMVREGAVLSVLASLIIAGVCWVMLV
- a CDS encoding prolyl oligopeptidase family serine peptidase, with amino-acid sequence MSTAEAETHSAVTESSALIYPQTRKDDVVDSYFGTQVADPYRWLEDDRSEETEAWVKAQNQVTFSYLEQIPYRDSLKERLETLWNYEKVGSPFKEGGYTYFYRNDGLQNQYVVWRKKGDGEAEVFLDPNTFSVDGTTSLSTLKFSKDGSIAAYSVSEGGSDWRKIYIIDAETKEVLEEPLVDVKFSGISWKGNEGFYYSSYDKPEGSELSAKTDQHKLYYHKLGQAQAEDALVFGGNDEQKRRYVSGYVTEDDRYLVISGSVSTSGNDLFIRDLSVADAPLVPVLTDFDSDTYVIENQGSKLFLVTNRDAPNKKIVTVDAAKPAPENWQDFIPETDNVLTASTGGGYFFAEYMVDALSRVYQYDYNGKRVREIALPGPGSVSSPSGKREDKTLYYSFTNYKTPSTIFAFDVEKGVSDIYRESGAKFDPAGYESKQVFFTSKDGTKVPMMITYKKGLELNGKNPTILYGYGGFNVSLTPSFSIANAVWLELGGVYAVPNLRGGGEYGKRWHNAGTKLQKQNVFDDFIAAGEYLIEQGYTSSDYLAIRGGSNGGLLVGAVMTQRPDLVKVALPAVGVMDMLRYHTFTAGAGWAYDYGTAEQSEEMFEYLKGYSPVHNVKTGVNYPATLVTTADHDDRVVPAHSFKFAAELQDKQQGVAPTLIRIETNAGHGAGTPVSKTIEQYADIFGFTLFNMGVTELPGS
- a CDS encoding MaoC family dehydratase; the encoded protein is MPLQIQLSARPSVLPLYFRALTARKPGQLTGGSEAVLATVSLQKQRLDTGHLRDYRAVCGFESGASVPATYPFVLAMPLQLNLLVSEAFPFPVLGVVHVRNRIRQFRRLAEHELLDIQCELMAPVAVKRGYEFDLVTRVHVAGELVWECMSTLLSRSKQQRKPDEVANRRRRNLEAVEVAEGHSLKWHLPADTGRRYARVSGDRNPIHLFASTAKLFGFPRAIAHGMWLKAHCLASLEAAVADTSLWDSVDFSVEFKKPVLLPSSVTLQYMRVESGLRFSLVDAHGKRAHLCGRIEQI
- a CDS encoding CinA family protein is translated as MDSQILQLAESLGEKLQRLGWKVTAAESCTGGAIAAAITSAAGASAWFEGSVVSYADRIKRDFLGVDRKDLEEFGAVSEAVVRQMAVGVLNRLDANLAVAVSGIAGPDGGSEEKPVGTVWIGWAHGEGQEPVQADARLLHFEGNRAQIQSQTVIEALRGMLEIAELHCKR
- the recA gene encoding recombinase RecA — its product is MDSNKDKALQAALSQIERQFGKGTVMRMGDKERVRIPAISTGSLGLDVALGIGGLPRGRIVEIYGPESSGKTTLTLQVIAEAQRKGGTCAFVDAEHALDPIYAEKLGVNVDELIVSQPDTGEQALEVADMLVRSGAVDVLVVDSVAALTPRAEIEGEMGDSHVGLQARLMSQALRKLTGNIKNTNTLCVFINQIRMKIGVMFGSPETTTGGNALKFYSSVRLDIRRIGAVKEGDEVVGNETRVKVVKNKVAPPFKQTEFQILYGEGINMLGEIIDYGVKMGLVDKAGAWYSYKGDKIGQGKANAVKFLKENTDIRNDIESQLRAQLLGDVTDAKPDAQPEALEAAED
- a CDS encoding regulatory protein RecX; its protein translation is MSFPDDNSGGQPSWLPDISEPDSLDTPHSPDTHKTAGSAEVSRESADAFQALFNSALELLSRREHSCHELRQKLGKKYPLGDFDALLLRLQELNYQSDQRFAEVFCRSRVQRGQGPLRIRQELQLRGIHSSLAQAAMDQLQEDVDWFELALEQLQRKFRRPIDPSLERQQEMKERARRQRYLAYRGFLSDAIQYAIAELDAAGDSGHGAETGL